The region CCCTGTGGGAGCGTTGCGATCTGCTGCGTTCGTGGAACGATCCTGAAATGGATATCGAACGTAAACTCAACCATGACCCGGATCTCTTCCTGGTGGCGGAAGTAAGCGGCGAAATCGTCGGCTCCGTCATGGGCGGCTATGACGGCCATCGCGGTTCGGCGTATTACCTGGGCGTTCACCCGGAATTTCGCGGGCGCGGCATTGCGAATGCGCTGCTTAACCGGCTGGAGAAGAAGCTCATCGCACGCGGTTGCCCGAAAATCAATATCCAGATCCGCGAGGAGAATGACGTCGTGCTCGGCATGTACGAGCGGCTTGGCTATGAACATCAGGATGTGATTAGCCTTGGCAAACGGCTCATCGAGGATCAGGAATACTAAACAGCGTGTCACCCGGCCAAAGCCGGGTGAGCCAGGCGTCAGCCTTTGGTGATTTTCTTCACGTCGATTTCGACGGAATTCCAGTCTTTATCCACTTCGCCTTCAAGGCGCACTTTATCTTTCGGCGTGACGGTGGCGCCGTTCCAGACGTGATCGTCGATATCGACATTCACGCTGCCGCTGGCGTCGCGGAACTCATACAGCTCTTTGCCGAGTTTGCGAACAATATTGCCTTCCAGCACCACCCACGCGTCGTCGCGCAGATTTTTCGCGTCGTTAACGGTCGTGCTGGCGGCGTCCGGCCCCTGAAAACCGCCTTTGGCGGCATTAGCGCTGGCGCTGTTATCCGGGCCTGAGAAGCCGCCTTCCTGCGCCATGACGGGCATAGCGGACAGCGCGGACGCGGCGATACACAGAGCGATAAGCTGTTTTTTCATTTCCATCTCCTTGGGTTGTGCACGACGAAGACCTTTCTTCGTCTTGTTATACAGTGACATAATTCTGGATCCGATGCGGGCGTAGTCCAGGATTTATACATGTTTTTACCTTCTGATTATGATAACCGGGGCTGGCTGAAGCTCCCGGCGCTGTTCTGGGCCGTGCTGTTACTGCAGGCGCGCACCTGGGCGCTGTTCGTGCTGGCGGGCGCGTCGCGCGGGCAGGGCGAGGCGCTGCTGGCGCTGTTTTACCCCGACCGCCAAAGCTTCTGGATGGGCCTCGCAGCGGGAATGCCCGCGATGCTGACGTTTTTATTAAGCGGACGGCGGCACGATTATCCGCGCCTGTGGCGCTACGCCCGTTATGTATTGATGCTGACGCAGGCGCTGATGCTGATCTCGCAGGCGCTCCTGCTGTGGCGCGACGCGCCGGGCGGCATTGCGCTGGCCTTGCTGGCGCTGGACGCCTGGGCGCTGTGGCTGCTGGCTTCGCATCGTCGCCTGCGCGCCTGTTTTGAAACGCCGACGCCCTGAATGGCACTTTTTGCCGTCTTTGCGCTCCAACGAGACATTGTCGACTGATTAAGGAACCGTAATGAAGAAATTGCCTCTGCTGCTGTGTGGAACCTCGCTATTGCTTGGCGGGTGCTCGACGCTCTCCAGCGTGAACTGGTCGGCGGCAGCCCCGTGGCACTGGTTTGACTGGTGGGGCTCGTCGCTGGAAGTGACGGACAAAGGCGTCGGCGATATCACCGCCGCTACGCCGCTTCAGGAAGATGCGATTCACGAGGCGCTGGGCGACGATTACCGCCTGCGCAGCGGGATGCGCGCGAATGGCGGCACCATTGTGCGCTATTTCGAAGCGATGAAAGAGAACCAGCTGGCGCTGGTCATTGACGGCGAAAACGGCCAGGTGAGCCGCATCGACGTGCTGGATAAGGCGATTCCCACCGATAGCGGTGTGGCTATCGGCACCCCGTTTGGCGATCTCTTTAAACAGGCCCAGGGCGCGTGTCAGAAGGCCAGCGCGCCGGATGACGCGGCGGTGGAGTGTAAGGCGCCCGGCAGCGAACACATCAGCTACGTCTTTAGCGGCGACTGGCGCGGCCCGCAGGAGCTGTTGCCGCCGGATGACACGCTCAAAGGCTGGACGCTGAAAAAGATAATCTGGCACCGCTGAGCCTTGCGTAAACGCAACGCCTGAGCCGATAAATCGGGTACAATACGCCCGGTTTTGCCACCTGTTGGCAGCGGTTTATCAGGAGGAGTGATGTCTGTGGTTCAAAGCGGCATTCTGCCGGAGCATTGTCGCGCGGCTATCTGGCTGGAAGCGAGCGTTGATGAAAGCCAGCGCGAGGCGCTGCGCGCGGCGAGCAAAATTTTCGCCGATAAAGTAGCGACCTTTCAGGCGCAGTTTCCCGAGGCGAATCTCGGTGTGGTGGTGGCGTTCGGCCACACGCTCTGGCGCGCGCTCAGCCATGATGACAGCGCGGCGGAACTGAAAGATTTTGCGCCGCTCGGCAAAGGGCTCGCGCCCGCCACGCAGCGCGATGTGCTGATCCATATTCTGTCGCTGCGTCACGACGTTAACTTCTCTGTGGCCCAGGCGGCGCTGGAAGCCTTCGGCGACGCGCTGAAAATCGAGGAAGAGACCCACGGTTTTCGCTGGGTGGAAGACCGCGATCTGAGTGGCTTCGTGGACGGCACTGAGAACCCGGCGGGCGAAGAAAAACGTCGCGACGTGGCGGTGATTCAGGACGGTATCGACGCCGGCGGCAGCTACGTTTTCGTGCAGCGCTGGGAGCACAACCTGAAACAGCTTAATCGCCTGAGCGTGCCGGACCAGGAGATGATGATGGGCCGCACGAAAGTCGCCAACGAAGAGATTGACGGCGATGCGCGCCCGGTGACGTCGCATCTCTCGCGCGTTGATCTCAAAGAAGACGGCAAAGGGCTGAAGATTGTGCGCCAGAGCCTGCCTTACGGCACCGCGAGCGGCGTGCACGGCCTGTACTTCTGCGCCTACTGCGCGCGCCTCTATAACATCGAACAGCAACTGCTGAGCATGTTTGGCGACGCCGATGGCAAGCGTGACGCGATGCTGCGCTTCACGCGCCCGGTGACGGGCGGCTACTATTTCGCGCCGTCGCTGACCCGCCTGTTAAACCTCTGATCCCCTACGCGCGCGGCCTTGCGGGCCGCGTTGTCACGCCTCTCGTCTTATATCCTTTTGCGCTTGCAAATCACTAAACGGTATATAAAAGCGGTATAGCTTTCTCACCTGTATAAATACACTGATGGCTCGATCGTTATCACATTTATAAGGTGCAAAATGGCCGTGAAATCAGTGAAAAAAGCATGGGGCGCGCTGGCGGTTTCTCTGCTGATAGCGGGGTCCGCGCAGGCGACTGAACTGCTTAACAGCTCTTATGATGTTTCGCGCGAGCTGTTCGCTGCCCTGAACCCGCCGTTCGAACAGCAGTGGGCGAAGGATAACCCCGGCGATACGCTGACGATCAAACAGTCTCACGCGGGCTCCTCAAAGCAGGCGCTCGCGATTTTGCAGGGCTTAAAAGCAGACGTTGTAACTTATAACCAGGTGACCGACGTTCAGATCCTGCATGACAAAGGTAAGCTTATCGCGGCTGACTGGCAGGCGCGTCTGCCGAACAATAGCTCTCCGTTTTACTCCACGATGGCGTTCCTGGTGCGTAAAGGGAACCCGAAAAACATTCACGACTGGAATGATCTGGTGCGCCCGGACGTGAAGCTGATTTTCCCGAACCCGAAAACTTCCGGCAACGCGCGTTATACCTATCTGGCGGCCTGGGGCGCGGCGGATAAAGCTGACGGCGGCGATAAAGCCAAAACCCAGCAGTTTATGACTCAGTTCCTGAAAAACGTTGAAGTGTTCGACACCGGCGGTCGCGGCGCGACCACGACCTTTGTCGAGCGCGGCCTCGGCGATGTGCTGATTAGTTTTGAGTCGGAAGTGAATAACATCCGTAATCAGTACGCCAAAGAAGGGTATGAAGTTGTGGTGCCGAAGGTGAACATCCTGGCGGAGTTTCCGGTGGCGTGGGTGGACAAAAACGTGAAGGCTAACGGCACGGAAAAAGCGGCCAACGCTTACCTGAACTGGCTCTACAGCCCGCAGGCGCAGCAGATCATCACCAGCTACTATTACCGCGTGAATAACCCGAAAGTTATGGATTCGCTGAAAGATAAGTTTCCGCAGACTGAACTGTTCCGCGTGGAAGACGCCTTCGGCAAATGGCCGGACGTGATGAAAACCCATTTTGCCAGCGGCGGTGAGTTCGACAAGCTGGTGGCGGCGGGGCGTAAGTGATGTTTGCAGTCTCTAAACGCGTACTGCCGGGATTTACCCTGAGCCTCGGCACGAGTTTGCTGTTTGTTTGCCTGATCCTGCTGCTGCCGCTGAGCGCGCTGGTGATGCAGCTTTCCCAGATGAGCTGGGCGCAGTACTGGGAGGTAATTTCCAACCCGCAGGTGGTGGCGGCATACAAAGTGACGCTGCTGTCGGCGGCGGTCGCCTCGCTGTTTAACGGCGCGTTCGGCCTGCTGATGGCCTGGATTTTAACCCGCTACCGCTTTCCGGGCCGTACGCTGCTGGACGCGCTGATGGATTTACCCTTCGCGCTGCCGACCGCTGTTGCGGGCCTCACGCTCGCCTCGCTGTTCTCAGTGAACGGGTTTTACGGCGAGTGGCTGGCGAAGTTTGATATCAAAGTGACTTACACCTGGCTTGGCATCGCGGTGGCGATGGCATTTACCAGCATTCCTTTTGTGGTCCGTACCGTACAGCCGGTGCTTGAAGAGCTTGGCCCGGAATATGAGGAAGCGGCGGAAACGTTAGGGGCCACGCGTCTGCAAAGTTTTCGCAAAGTGGTGCTGCCGGAGCTGTCGCCAGCGCTGATGGCGGGCGTGGCGCTGTCGTTTACCCGCAGCCTCGGCGAGTTCGGCGCGGTGATTTTTATCGCGGGCAATATTGCCTGGAAAACCGAAGTGGCCTCGCTGATGATTTTTGTTCGTTTGCAGGAGTTCGATTACCCGGCCGCGAGCGCGATAGCCTCCGTGATTCTGGCCGCGTCGCTGCTGCTGCTGTTTGCCATTAACACGCTGCAAAGCCGTTTTGGACGCCGGGTGGTGGGACACTGATGACGATGATGACGCAGGCGCGCCCTGGCGCGCGCATAAACTGGGGCAAATGGGCGCTTATCGCCATCGGGATGCTGCTGTCGGCGTTTATTCTCGTGGTGCCGATGGTTTACATCTTCGCCAAAGCCTTTTCCGATGGTCTGATGCCGGTGCTGGAAAATATCGCCAACCCCGACATGCTGCACGCTATCTGGCTGACGGTGCTGATTGCGCTGATCACCGTTCCGGTGAACCTGGTGTTCGGCACGCTGCTTGCCTGGCTGGTAACGCGCTTTGATTTTCCTGGCCGTCAGCTGCTGCTGACGCTGCTGGATATTCCTTTCGCCGTGTCGCCAGTGGTGGCGGGGCTGGTGTATCTGCTGTTTTACGGCTCGAACGGTCCCCTTGGCGGCTGGCTGGACGCGAACGATCTGCAGATTATGTTCGCCTGGCCGGGCATGGTGCTGGTGACGGTATTTGTAACCTGTCCGTTCGTGGTGCGTGAACTGGTGCCAGTAATGCTTAGCCAGGGCAGCCATGAGGACGAGGCGGCGATTCTGCTTGGCGCATCCGGCTGGCAGATGTTCCGTCGCGTGACGCTGCCGAATATTCGCTGGGCGCTGCTGTATGGCGTGGTGCTGACCAACGCCCGCGCTATCGGCGAGTTTGGCGCGGTGTCGGTGGTTTCCGGCTCGATTCGCGGCGAGACGCTTTCGCTGCCGTTGCAGATTGAGCTGCTGGAGCAGGACTACAACACCGTCGGCGCGTTTACCGCCGCCGCGCTGCTGACGCTGATGGCGATTCTGACCCTGTTTTTAAAGAGTGCGTTGCAATGGCGCCTGAATAATCAGGAAAAACGCGTGCAACAGGAGGGAAATCATGAGCATTGAGATTGCCAATATTAAGAAATCTTTTGGTCGCACCCAGGTGCTGAATGATATCTCTCTGGATATCCCTTCCGGCCAGATGGTGGCGCTGCTGGGCCCATCCGGCTCCGGAAAAACCACGCTGCTGCGCATTATCGCCGGGCTCGAACACCAGACCAGCGGCCACATCCGCTTTCACGGCACCGATGTAAGCCGCCTGCACGCCCGCGAGCGAAAAGTGGGCTTTGTGTTCCAGCATTACGCGCTTTTCCGCCATATGACGGTGTTCGACAATATCGCGTTTGGCCTGACCGTGCTGCCGAAGCGCGAACGTCCGAACGCGGCGGCGATTAAACAAAAAGTGACGAAGCTGCTGGAGATGGTGCAACTGGCGCATCTCGCCGACCGCTACCCGGCGCAGCTTTCCGGCGGGCAGAAACAGCGCGTGGCGCTGGCCCGCGCGCTGGCGGTGGAGCCGCAAATTCTGCTGCTGGATGAGCCGTTCGGCGCGCTTGACGCCCAGGTGCGTAAAGAGCTTCGTCGCTGGCTGCGTCAGCTGCATGAAGAGCTGAAATTCACCAGCGTTTTTGTCACGCACGACCAGGAAGAGGCGATGGAAGTGGCCGACCGCGTGGTGGTGATGAGTCAGGGCGATATCGAACAGGCCGACGCGCCGGAACAGGTATGGCGCGAACCGGCGACCCGCTTCGTGCTGGAGTTTTTAGGCGAAGTAAACCGCCTCAAGGGCACCGTACGCGGCGGGCAGTTCCACGTCGGCGCGCATCGCTGGCCACTCGGCTTTACGCCTGCGTACCAGGGGCCGGTTGATCTGTTCCTGCGCCCGTGGGAAGTGGACGTGAGCCGTCGCACCAGCCTTGATTCGCCGCTGCCGGTACACGTGCTGGAAGTGAGCCCGAAAGGCCACTATATGCAGCTCGTGGTGCAGCCGCAGGGCTGGTATGACGAGCCGCTGACGGTGGTGCTACGCGAAGATTACGTGCCGCACCGCGGCGAGCGGCTGTTCGTTGGCCTTCAGCATGCGCGCATTTACCACGGCAACGAGCGCATCGAGACGCGCGGAGATATTGCTCTGGCGAAGTCCGCCTGATAGCTTATTGCGTAGTTTATCGCCCGGTGGCGCGATGCCTGCCGGGCCTGTCATCATCACTGCGTCTTTCAGGCCGGGTAAGCGAAGCGTACCCGGCTTTTTTATTGAGTAAATATCGTGACTACACTCGAACATACCATCGGCAATACGCCGCTGGTCAAACTCCAGCGCCTGGGGCCGGATAACGGCAGCGAAATCTGGGTCAAACTCGAAGGTAATAACCCGGCAGGCTCGGTCAAAGACAGAGCGGCGCTGGCGATGATCTCCCGGGCCGAGGCGCGCGGCGAGATTAAGCCTGGCGATACGCTGATTGAAGCCACCAGCGGCAATACCGGTATCGCGCTGGCGATGATCGCCGCCGTGAAGGGCTATAAGATGACGCTCCTGATGCCGGATAACATGAGCATGGAGCGCAAGGCGGCGATGCAGGCTTACGGCGCGAAGCTCGTGCTGGTGAGCCGCGAGCAGGGTATGGAAGGCGCGCGCGATCTGGCCGCACAGATGGCGCAGCGCGGCGAGGGCATTATCCTCGACCAGTTTAATAACCCCGATAACCCGTGGGCGCACTACACCACGACGGGGCCGGAGATCTGGCGTCAGACCGACGGGCGCATTACCCATTTCGTCTCCAGCATGGGAACGACGGGCACCATTACCGGCGTCAGCCGCTTTTTACGCGAGCAGGAAAAACCGGTAACCGTGGTCGGACTACAGCCGGAAGAGGGCAGCAGCATTCCGGGCATCCGTCGCTGGCCCGCGGCATATCTGCCGGGAATTTTTGACGCGTCGCTGGTGGACGAGGTGCTTGATATTCACCATCGCGATGCGGAAAACACGATGCGGGAACTTGCGCGTAAAGAAGGCATTTTCTGCGGCGTGAGCTCCGGTGGGGCGGTCTGTGGCGCGCTGCGCGTGGCGCAGGCGAATCCGGGCGCGGTGGTGGTGGCGATTATCTGCGACAGGGGCGACCGCTATCTCTCAACGGGCGTGTTTAGCGAAGAGATCTACAGCCAGGGCGCGGGGATTTAGCACGCGAGCGGCGGGCGTTCGCCCGCCGTTCAGATGTCGCGGGGGATTTCAGCCGCCGCATCTTCCATCAATTTATCCAGGCTCGACGGCGACAGGTAACGCTTAACCGGTTTACTCACCTTGTGCAGCGCTTTACCGGGTGTAGCGGGCATCGCATAGAGGCTGACGTTGCCAGGCTTGTGCTCATAGATAAGCAAGCCATCAATCTTATAGCCGTCTTTATCTTCAAACGTCGCGAGCTTTTGCTGCATCCGATTACGTGCGGTTTTATCGCCGTTAACGGCAAGACGTAGCGTGTCGACCGACAGCCCGGGCGGCAGGCGATAAAGATAAAGCATTTCTACCTGATCGCTTTCATCGCATAAAAAACACGGTTCACGTCCAGGCACGGTGGGCGCGTTGCGAAGAGCGGCGGTGAGGGCTTGCCCGTCGTTGAGCGGCGAGGCGGAAATATCGATAAACGCCAGCACGTATGGGCCGGGTGAGCCCGCGTAGAGCGGCGCGGTAGGCAGCAGAAGTGCGAAGAAGAGACAGAGTGAACGCCAGCGGCGCATGGTGTGTGTCCGGTATTTCAGGTTCAGATAAAAAAATGGCGCCGTAAGGCGCCATTTTTGTACACGAGTCAGTCTTATTTCTTGATACGGATAACCGGCGTTTCACCGACGGTCACGCTACCAGAAAGCTTGGTCAGCTCTTTGATTTCGTCCATATTGGAAATGACAACCGGCGTCAGCGTGGATTTTGCTTTTTCTTCCAGCAGCGGCAGATCGAATTCGATAACCGGGTCGCCTTTCTTCACGCGCTGGCCTTCTTCAGCGATGCGTTTGAAGCCTTCGCCTTTCAGCTCAACGGTATCAATACCGAAGTGGACGAACAGTTCGATGCCGCTGTCCGATTCGATAGAGAAAGCGTGGTTAGTTTCGAAAATTTTACCGATGGTGCCATCAACCGGCGCAACCATTTTGTTACCGGTCGGTTTGATAGCGATGCCATCACCAACGATTTTCTCTGCGAACACTACATCCGGCACGTCTTCGATATTAACGATTTCACCAGACAGTGGAGCAACGATCTCAATGGTTCCGGTGTCGCTATTGCCTTTATCACCGAACAGTTTACTAAATAACCCCATTAGCCTTCTCTCCTAAGCAGTAATTTGGGCCGCATCTCGTGGATTAGCAGATTGTTTTTTCTTCAATGAACTTGTTAACCAGCGTCATTAACTCGTCCGTTGTCGGTTGAGCAAGAGCCTGCTCTGCTAAAACCTTCGCATCTTCGAAGTTCGTGTTACGGATAATCTTCTTAATGCGCGGGATAGAAATGGCACTCATACTGAATTCATCCAGACCCATCCCCAGCAACAGAAGTGTAGCACGTTCGTCGCCAGCAAGCTCACCACACATGCCAGTCCACTTACCTTCAGCATGAGATGCATCAATAACTTGCTTGATCAGGTTCAGGACAGACGGTGACATCGGCTGGTAAAGATGCGATATCATATCATTACCGCGGTCAACCGCCAGGGTGTACTGCGTCAGATCGTTGGTACCAATACTAAAGAAATCAACTTCTTTGGCGAGGTGACGCGCGATAGTCGCGGCCGCCGGCGTTTCCACCATCACGCCGATTTCAATCGATTCGTCGAAAGCTTTGCCTTCGTCACGCAGTTCTTGTTTGAAAGCCTCGATCTCTTTTTTCAGCGCGCGTACTTCTTCAACCGAGATAATCATCGGGAACATGATACGCAGCTTGCCGAACGCGGAGGCGCGCAGGATAGCACGCAGCTGATCGCGCAGGATCTCTTTACGATCCATGGCGATACGAATCGCGCGCCAGCCGAGGAACGGGTTTTCTTCTTTCGGGAAGTTCATGTACGGCAGCTCTTTGTCGCCGCCGATGTCCATGGTACGTACGATAACCGCCTGCGAGCCACACGCTTCAGCCACGGCTTTATACGCCTGGAATTGCTCTTCTTCGGTCGGCAGGGAGTCGCGATCCATGAACAGGAATTCGGTACGATAGAGGCCTACGCCTTCAGCGCCGTTACGCTCTGCACCCGCGACATCGCGCACGGTGCCGATGTTCGCGCAGACTTCAACCTGATGGCCGTCAAGCGTGATAGCCGGCAGATCTTTGAGCTTCGCCAGTTCCGCTTTTTCTTCAGCGACCTGGGTCTGAATCGCGCGCAGGGATTCGATCTCTTCGTTGGTCGGGTTAACGTAAACTTTGTTATTAACCGCATCGAGAATCAGATAGTCGTCGTTTTTCACCTGCGTGGTGACGCTGCCGGTGCCCACAATCGCTGGCAGCTCAAGAGAGCGCGCCATGATAGAGGTGTGGGAGGTGCGGCCGCCCAGATCGGTGATAAAGCCCAGCACCTTTTTCAGGTTCAGCTGTGCGGTTTCCGACGGGGTGAGATCGGCTGCTACCAGAATGACTTCATCCTGAATGGAGCTCAGGTCGATAATGGCCAGGCCCAGAATGTTGCGCAGCAGACGTTTACCGATGTCGCGCACGTCAGCAGCGCGCTCTTTCAGGTATTCGTCGTCGAGCTCTTCCAGGGCGGTCGCCTGACCTTCGATAACTTCATGCGCTGCCGCGTCGGCAGTGATGTGCTTATCTTTAATCAGGGCTATGATTTCCTGCTCCAGCTCTTCATCTTCCAGCAACATGATGTGGCCTTCGAAGATAGCTTCCTTTTCTTCACCGAAAGTTTCGCCGGCTTTGATCTTGATAGCTTCGAGCTGAGCGGAGGCTTTGGCGCGACCACTCAGGAAACGTTCAACTTCCTGATCAACCTTATCGGCAGAAATTTTTTTCCGGTCGATGACAATCTCATCTTCTTTCAGCAACAGTGCTTTGCCGAAAGCGATACCCGGAGACGCTAAAATGCCTGAAATCATAACCCTACCTTACTTGTGACTGATTTTAATAAGAACCCGGAACTTACTCGAGTTCAGCCATCAGTTTTACCAGATGTTCTACTGCTTTCTGCTCATCTTCGCCTTCTGCGGAGATGGTCACAACGGTGCCCTGAGTCAGGCCCAGAGTCTGCAGTTTGAACAGGCTTTTTGCGCTGGCGCTTTTGCCGTTGGAAGTCACAGTGATCTCGGAAGTGAAGCCTTTCGCTTCTTTCACAAACTGAGCAGCAGGGCGGGTATGCAGACCGTTCGGAGCGGTAATAGTAACTTCTTGCTGGAACATTGTATTTCCCCAACTTATAGGTTTAGTGTTGTGGAACTAAAGTCTAGCCTGGCGGCGAGACTTTAGCCTGTATAGTTAGCGTCGGCGTAACGGAACGCAGCACGGATGCCAGAATCACGAAAAGCGCATGGCATCATTGTTCCATGCGGCTCGCGTTTCGCTCGTCATTAATCATTATGACGCGAACGAAGTATCATGACCAAATCGTTAAATCGATTCAGCACACATCAATTCGCCTCAGGATTAATTTCACGCATCGAAATAATTGCTGGTTAAATACCAGACCCAACCAATCCAGGCAATGCCAAACAAGGCAAAAGTTTGATGCATGCCACAAAAAAGCACCCCTTTGGGTGCTTTTTTGCGCATATTTAACAATCTGGCATCACTGTTGCAATTCTTTCTCAGTGAACAGATCGGCGAACAGCGCGGTGCTTAAATAACGCTCACCCGAAGAAGGCAGGATAACCACAATGTTCTTATTGGTAAAGGTTTCATCTTCCTGAAGCTTCAGTGCCGCGGCGACGGCTGCGCCGGAAGAGATACCCGCCAGAATACCTTCTTCTTCCATCAGGCGGCGCGCAGTAGAGATCGCCTCTTCATTGGTGATGCCGATAACTTTATCAACCAGCTTAAGATCGAGG is a window of Cronobacter muytjensii ATCC 51329 DNA encoding:
- a CDS encoding GNAT family acetyltransferase, producing the protein MEIRVFRQADFEEVITLWERCDLLRSWNDPEMDIERKLNHDPDLFLVAEVSGEIVGSVMGGYDGHRGSAYYLGVHPEFRGRGIANALLNRLEKKLIARGCPKINIQIREENDVVLGMYERLGYEHQDVISLGKRLIEDQEY
- a CDS encoding YgiW/YdeI family stress tolerance OB fold protein: MKKQLIALCIAASALSAMPVMAQEGGFSGPDNSASANAAKGGFQGPDAASTTVNDAKNLRDDAWVVLEGNIVRKLGKELYEFRDASGSVNVDIDDHVWNGATVTPKDKVRLEGEVDKDWNSVEIDVKKITKG
- a CDS encoding DUF2919 domain-containing protein, producing MFLPSDYDNRGWLKLPALFWAVLLLQARTWALFVLAGASRGQGEALLALFYPDRQSFWMGLAAGMPAMLTFLLSGRRHDYPRLWRYARYVLMLTQALMLISQALLLWRDAPGGIALALLALDAWALWLLASHRRLRACFETPTP
- a CDS encoding RpoE-regulated lipoprotein — protein: MKKLPLLLCGTSLLLGGCSTLSSVNWSAAAPWHWFDWWGSSLEVTDKGVGDITAATPLQEDAIHEALGDDYRLRSGMRANGGTIVRYFEAMKENQLALVIDGENGQVSRIDVLDKAIPTDSGVAIGTPFGDLFKQAQGACQKASAPDDAAVECKAPGSEHISYVFSGDWRGPQELLPPDDTLKGWTLKKIIWHR
- a CDS encoding Dyp-type peroxidase — encoded protein: MSVVQSGILPEHCRAAIWLEASVDESQREALRAASKIFADKVATFQAQFPEANLGVVVAFGHTLWRALSHDDSAAELKDFAPLGKGLAPATQRDVLIHILSLRHDVNFSVAQAALEAFGDALKIEEETHGFRWVEDRDLSGFVDGTENPAGEEKRRDVAVIQDGIDAGGSYVFVQRWEHNLKQLNRLSVPDQEMMMGRTKVANEEIDGDARPVTSHLSRVDLKEDGKGLKIVRQSLPYGTASGVHGLYFCAYCARLYNIEQQLLSMFGDADGKRDAMLRFTRPVTGGYYFAPSLTRLLNL
- a CDS encoding sulfate ABC transporter substrate-binding protein yields the protein MAVKSVKKAWGALAVSLLIAGSAQATELLNSSYDVSRELFAALNPPFEQQWAKDNPGDTLTIKQSHAGSSKQALAILQGLKADVVTYNQVTDVQILHDKGKLIAADWQARLPNNSSPFYSTMAFLVRKGNPKNIHDWNDLVRPDVKLIFPNPKTSGNARYTYLAAWGAADKADGGDKAKTQQFMTQFLKNVEVFDTGGRGATTTFVERGLGDVLISFESEVNNIRNQYAKEGYEVVVPKVNILAEFPVAWVDKNVKANGTEKAANAYLNWLYSPQAQQIITSYYYRVNNPKVMDSLKDKFPQTELFRVEDAFGKWPDVMKTHFASGGEFDKLVAAGRK
- the cysT gene encoding sulfate/thiosulfate ABC transporter permease CysT is translated as MFAVSKRVLPGFTLSLGTSLLFVCLILLLPLSALVMQLSQMSWAQYWEVISNPQVVAAYKVTLLSAAVASLFNGAFGLLMAWILTRYRFPGRTLLDALMDLPFALPTAVAGLTLASLFSVNGFYGEWLAKFDIKVTYTWLGIAVAMAFTSIPFVVRTVQPVLEELGPEYEEAAETLGATRLQSFRKVVLPELSPALMAGVALSFTRSLGEFGAVIFIAGNIAWKTEVASLMIFVRLQEFDYPAASAIASVILAASLLLLFAINTLQSRFGRRVVGH
- the cysW gene encoding sulfate/thiosulfate ABC transporter permease CysW, encoding MTMMTQARPGARINWGKWALIAIGMLLSAFILVVPMVYIFAKAFSDGLMPVLENIANPDMLHAIWLTVLIALITVPVNLVFGTLLAWLVTRFDFPGRQLLLTLLDIPFAVSPVVAGLVYLLFYGSNGPLGGWLDANDLQIMFAWPGMVLVTVFVTCPFVVRELVPVMLSQGSHEDEAAILLGASGWQMFRRVTLPNIRWALLYGVVLTNARAIGEFGAVSVVSGSIRGETLSLPLQIELLEQDYNTVGAFTAAALLTLMAILTLFLKSALQWRLNNQEKRVQQEGNHEH
- the cysA gene encoding sulfate/thiosulfate ABC transporter ATP-binding protein CysA, with the translated sequence MSIEIANIKKSFGRTQVLNDISLDIPSGQMVALLGPSGSGKTTLLRIIAGLEHQTSGHIRFHGTDVSRLHARERKVGFVFQHYALFRHMTVFDNIAFGLTVLPKRERPNAAAIKQKVTKLLEMVQLAHLADRYPAQLSGGQKQRVALARALAVEPQILLLDEPFGALDAQVRKELRRWLRQLHEELKFTSVFVTHDQEEAMEVADRVVVMSQGDIEQADAPEQVWREPATRFVLEFLGEVNRLKGTVRGGQFHVGAHRWPLGFTPAYQGPVDLFLRPWEVDVSRRTSLDSPLPVHVLEVSPKGHYMQLVVQPQGWYDEPLTVVLREDYVPHRGERLFVGLQHARIYHGNERIETRGDIALAKSA
- the cysM gene encoding cysteine synthase CysM; the protein is MTTLEHTIGNTPLVKLQRLGPDNGSEIWVKLEGNNPAGSVKDRAALAMISRAEARGEIKPGDTLIEATSGNTGIALAMIAAVKGYKMTLLMPDNMSMERKAAMQAYGAKLVLVSREQGMEGARDLAAQMAQRGEGIILDQFNNPDNPWAHYTTTGPEIWRQTDGRITHFVSSMGTTGTITGVSRFLREQEKPVTVVGLQPEEGSSIPGIRRWPAAYLPGIFDASLVDEVLDIHHRDAENTMRELARKEGIFCGVSSGGAVCGALRVAQANPGAVVVAIICDRGDRYLSTGVFSEEIYSQGAGI
- the crr gene encoding PTS glucose transporter subunit IIA, producing the protein MGLFSKLFGDKGNSDTGTIEIVAPLSGEIVNIEDVPDVVFAEKIVGDGIAIKPTGNKMVAPVDGTIGKIFETNHAFSIESDSGIELFVHFGIDTVELKGEGFKRIAEEGQRVKKGDPVIEFDLPLLEEKAKSTLTPVVISNMDEIKELTKLSGSVTVGETPVIRIKK
- the ptsI gene encoding phosphoenolpyruvate-protein phosphotransferase PtsI, with the protein product MISGILASPGIAFGKALLLKEDEIVIDRKKISADKVDQEVERFLSGRAKASAQLEAIKIKAGETFGEEKEAIFEGHIMLLEDEELEQEIIALIKDKHITADAAAHEVIEGQATALEELDDEYLKERAADVRDIGKRLLRNILGLAIIDLSSIQDEVILVAADLTPSETAQLNLKKVLGFITDLGGRTSHTSIMARSLELPAIVGTGSVTTQVKNDDYLILDAVNNKVYVNPTNEEIESLRAIQTQVAEEKAELAKLKDLPAITLDGHQVEVCANIGTVRDVAGAERNGAEGVGLYRTEFLFMDRDSLPTEEEQFQAYKAVAEACGSQAVIVRTMDIGGDKELPYMNFPKEENPFLGWRAIRIAMDRKEILRDQLRAILRASAFGKLRIMFPMIISVEEVRALKKEIEAFKQELRDEGKAFDESIEIGVMVETPAAATIARHLAKEVDFFSIGTNDLTQYTLAVDRGNDMISHLYQPMSPSVLNLIKQVIDASHAEGKWTGMCGELAGDERATLLLLGMGLDEFSMSAISIPRIKKIIRNTNFEDAKVLAEQALAQPTTDELMTLVNKFIEEKTIC